The Rhodospirillales bacterium DNA window GTAAAAACGGTTAGGCCGTGTCTTGGTGGTAGCTTCCGCAGGGGTGCCGGGTTCCTCTTGCGGCTCCACGGCGCTCGCGCCCGTCGCCGTCGCACCTGCTGCTACAGCGCGGTCCGCTTCCTGCTGTTTGAGTGCCACGTCTGGCTTGACGATGAGGCCTGCTCCCGACGGCTCAACGACATTGAGCCGCTCACCACAGCGCAGCCCCTGGTAACGGCGTGTCGCTTCGTCATAGGCATCGGCGTAGGCAAAGGACTCTTGCCGCCACAGCATCAAGCCAAGGCCATCTTGGACTGCGGCGGCGAGAACGTCGGGGTCGCGCAGGCGTGGCAGGTACACGTAGCGCGCAAAATCTTCGGCTAACTGCCGAAGGGCAACGTGGTCGCCGCGCCATAGCGGGATACGGTCGAGTTCCATGCGCAGGCGCGTACCCGCGAGGGAGGGCACGAGGAGTTCCTCCGAGCGGAGCTTCTTGCTGGCGCGCACCGCCAGGTTTTCCTGCCCGGAGAGCCGGTAGGCCTGCCACTGAACGGGCGACTGCGGCGTCGTTTGTACCGGCACCAGGAGCCATTGGTAGGATTCCGGCAGCCGCGCGGCGACGGCCCCGTCGGCTGCCTTGCGCTGCGCCTCCGCCTGCCTGACCTGATGCGGATCGAGGTTGAGCCCCTCTTTCTCGTCCAGGATTGACGACCACGCCAAGAAGCGGCGGACGGCCTCATCGAGGTCTTGAAGGCGGGTCTGGTCAACGGCCAAGAAGACCAGGGTGTTCTGGAAGAGGCGCGGCGCATTGCCACGGCTTTGAAGGATCGCCGCTGCCGCGCTTTGCGCCTTGTTACCGGCATCCTTGCTGTAGGGATGGTCTGGCCCCAGGACCACCAAGCGCGCTTCCATGTCGTCCGGCACGTCCGCGCCCGACGGCGGTACCGCGTGAATGCGCCGAAAGTCGCCCATGTTCCGCAGGTCGGTGCGCAAGCGATCCTCGATCTCGGCGATGACCGGATCGGGATTGCGTTTGAATTGCTCGGCACGATCCTCGGCAAGCTTGGTGACGGTCGGCTGCGTCGCGTACCAGTAGCGCGGCCCGTCCTGATAGAGGAAGGTCGCGGACGAACTGAGACGGCGGAGCGCGTCGCCAAACACCGCGGGCGATTCTCCGGGCATGACGCATCCCAATTTAATCTGGCGATCCTCGATGCCCCGGTTGGCTGCCGAGGCGGTAGGCGCGGAGCCGAGATACACCGTCCGTGCAACGCGACGGCTTGCCGCGAACTTGCCGAGGTTCGGCACCTCGCCGTCAATGCGCAGTGGTAGAGCGTTCGGGCCGTCTACATCCTTCTCGATGATGGGCTTCCACTGGTCTGGAAGGTAGCGGGTCAATTCGTCCCGCACGCGTATATCGTCGATCGGAATATTGGCGGGCATGATGATCGGATTGCGATCGCCCTTCTCCCACAGGCTGTGAATGACGGCGGCCATCAGTCGCAGGACGCCGCGCGTGCGTTGGAATTTGACCAGCGTCGACCAGTCCGTGTAGAGCCGGTCGAAGACTTCCGGGTGGATCGGGTAAGCGGCACGCAGGCGCTTTTCGTAATCCGCATCGCGGCATTCGGGAGGGAATTCCTGATGCTGCGTGCGGTAAAGATCAGCAAAGGCGCGGGAGACGTTGTCGCGGGCGGTGAACTGCTCGCGATCAATCAACGGCTCGAACAAGCGGCGGCGGACTATCTCGAAGCCTTCCTCCGTGCTTGCCGGTGCCCAGGAGGATTCGACGCGGCCAATGACGTTTCTAAGCCGAGACAGCGCTGCGCGGCCGCGAAGGCCGCCGACTTCCTCGTCATCGGCCTGCGCATGAGGGGAGGTCGCCGTGTCGGATGCCGGTAAGCTGATTACCAGGAGACACTGCTTTGCCAGCTTCGCCGACTCGGTCAGCGCCTGAGCGAAGGTGAAATGCGTCTCGAAGCTGCCAGCAGGCAGGTCGGCGTCGTCATGCAATTGCCGAGCGTAGGCGACCCACTCGTCGATCAGGATCAGGCACGGCCCGTATTCATTCATCAGCTCGCGTAGCGTGTCGCCGGGGCTAGTGGCACGTTCATCATCCTGTCGGAGTTTTTCGAAGGCGGGCTTGCCGCCCAGTTGCCAGGCCAGCTCTCCCCAGAGGGTCTTGACGACCGTTCCGTCGGGTTTGCTCGAAGGGTTGCCCGGCGAAATCTTGTTCCCGACCAGAACGACGCGCTTGACCTTCTCCGGCAATGCCGAAATGCCCGCGTCAGCCATCAGCGCGTCGATGCCCAGCATCTCGCCTGGCGTAGTGCCGGAAAACAGGTGGTAGAGCGCGAGCATCGAGTGGGTCTTGCCGCCGCCGAAATTGGTCTGCAACTGCACGACCGGGTCGCCCCCTTGGGCGGATAGGCGCTGCATCGCGCCGGTGAGCAAGTCTTTGAGGCTTTGCGTCAGGTAAGTGCGGCGGAAGAACTCCGAGGGTTTGCGGTATTCGTCGGAGCCTTCGCCGAGATGCACCTGCCAGAGGTCAGCGGCGAATTCCGCCTGCTGATAGCGGCCGCTTGCCACGTCGCGGTGCGGGTTTACCACCTCGCGCCATGGCTTGAGGGTTCCCGTGACCTGGCTTTCGACGGCGGTTCCGGC harbors:
- a CDS encoding DUF499 domain-containing protein, with the translated sequence MAMTNQERVAKALELLKDGLAPFAEREIRAALDKGRKIMAVHALAEDPMFKEKAIAKWDAALLLKLMWDSWNEVFRDVLGPAERGLVGEIRGYRNRWAHQEPFTGDDTDRALDSITRLLTAVSAPQAEEVGRMKMELRRLIFEEQARTERRKSAGTAVESQVTGTLKPWREVVNPHRDVASGRYQQAEFAADLWQVHLGEGSDEYRKPSEFFRRTYLTQSLKDLLTGAMQRLSAQGGDPVVQLQTNFGGGKTHSMLALYHLFSGTTPGEMLGIDALMADAGISALPEKVKRVVLVGNKISPGNPSSKPDGTVVKTLWGELAWQLGGKPAFEKLRQDDERATSPGDTLRELMNEYGPCLILIDEWVAYARQLHDDADLPAGSFETHFTFAQALTESAKLAKQCLLVISLPASDTATSPHAQADDEEVGGLRGRAALSRLRNVIGRVESSWAPASTEEGFEIVRRRLFEPLIDREQFTARDNVSRAFADLYRTQHQEFPPECRDADYEKRLRAAYPIHPEVFDRLYTDWSTLVKFQRTRGVLRLMAAVIHSLWEKGDRNPIIMPANIPIDDIRVRDELTRYLPDQWKPIIEKDVDGPNALPLRIDGEVPNLGKFAASRRVARTVYLGSAPTASAANRGIEDRQIKLGCVMPGESPAVFGDALRRLSSSATFLYQDGPRYWYATQPTVTKLAEDRAEQFKRNPDPVIAEIEDRLRTDLRNMGDFRRIHAVPPSGADVPDDMEARLVVLGPDHPYSKDAGNKAQSAAAAILQSRGNAPRLFQNTLVFLAVDQTRLQDLDEAVRRFLAWSSILDEKEGLNLDPHQVRQAEAQRKAADGAVAARLPESYQWLLVPVQTTPQSPVQWQAYRLSGQENLAVRASKKLRSEELLVPSLAGTRLRMELDRIPLWRGDHVALRQLAEDFARYVYLPRLRDPDVLAAAVQDGLGLMLWRQESFAYADAYDEATRRYQGLRCGERLNVVEPSGAGLIVKPDVALKQQEADRAVAAGATATGASAVEPQEEPGTPAEATTKTRPNRFYGRVTLDATRVGRDAGRIADEIIAHLTGIVGSNVTVTLEIAATIPDGVSESAVRTVTENSRSLKFETHGFETE